The window gagctgggaagagcagTGGGTGCTGCAGAGGGTGTGAGCCACTTCCCATGCCCAGGACAAAGCACAAGAGCTCCCAGGGCACGGAGACCCCAGGGGGAGGAAGCTCAGTGCTTCTGCTAGTTTTGGGGAGGGTGAGTGGTGGGTGggagggcagagagcagagggTGGCATCACACAGCACCcctgagggcagcaggcagctcccactCTGGTGTATAGGTGGCCACCTGCTGCCCACACACCTTGTGAATGCACTTGATAAACGTCACTTGGAAACCCAGTGCAGGCTGAGGTGCAGGCTGGACTCAGGGCACAGACCCCCACCCTGCACCCAGTGCACCCGAGCCCAGGAACCCTCCCTTACCCCCAGCTTTCACACCTTAACCCTGTGAactccaaacccagccccacGCAGCCCCTACACAACAAGGAGTATCCTGCTACCCCCAGCCCCCATGTACAGCTGGAGGGACATGCTGCTTTCCCAGATTGTGACCAGAGCCCACCTCCCTCTCACCCAGCCGTGTCCCGCTTAGGTGATGCCTCAGTCACGCCAAGCACCACCCCCATAGCCTGTCCTGATTGCAGAAATGAGGGCGCAagagctgagagctggggaagggcaaGGAGAGCTCAGGCTTCAGCTGATGTCTCTGAACCTGcgtggctctgcagagccccaaaGCCTCCCCTTGCCTCCACAGCACTGATTGCAGACCcaggctgctggccaagctgcaCCATCCCCGACACAGAGAGAGATGACACAGCCAGGAAGGCTGTGACAGTGCTGGCCCTCATCCCAGGCACCACAGGTGTCCCTCTAATTACAATCCCAGAAGGAAGAGGTGATGCAGCTCCAGTCACACCCAGCCACAACATTTACTACCAGCTGGTCACatgcagcagctcccctgggccACTGAAGGGTATCAAACTTTATTATAGATCTCTTTAAAACAGGCTGGAAAGAACAAACCAAACTCATTGAGATACAGTGACTGAGTCATCATTTTTCATCAAGCCCCAACTCTCccaaattatttatatataatatatctCACCCATCCCCCAAATTGTTTCAATTAAATCCTCACATTTCAGATCACCCTAACTGCCTTAACATCTGCTGCTAACACCACAATGTACATGCTTTCTGGCAAATCAGaggcagggtttgggttttttcttgggGTTTAGATCCTCAATCTCTGAAAAGGagcaaggaaaaacaaacatcaGGAAAATTGCTTCTTTAAGGTTGCCTTTTTACAGCAGGTACAGATTCAGCAGATTTCCCCCCAAAGCAAGTCTGAAACCCTCTTGTTCAGCTTGGCAATATGCAGAGTGGTTGAGGAGAATCAGATCAGTCTGAGCAAACTGATTTCGAGGCTTTGTTGTCATTTTCCTTTGGGACCAGTTTCCAGTGGTTTTCCAATGTCCTTTCCACGCAGTTTGAGGCCTGGAATAAGACAAAGGAGACCACCACTATCAGCACTCAATCATTAACCcaataaattttatttccacCAAAATCAGCCTTAAGGTAGAGAACATCCAGAAAGAGAGCAGGGGAACCAGAGTTCAGGAGAGTCCTACTTTAGTTTCTAGGAGCACCACACCAACTTCAAACAACAACCAATCAGATGGGATCTGAACCAGCCCAGAAGAGTAAAACCAACACAAAACCCTTCTACAAGTGTAATCAGGCTTCCATGGATCTCAGCATTTCATAGGTTTTGGGGGCAAGCACACAGGGATggtccccagggcacagccgCAGGCATAAGGGTGCAGACAAAGATCAAGAGATCCCAGTTCTGGTTCAGTCAGCAGATCCAGGTTTTATCAGAACTTGACTTAATGGCACCACACCCATTATAAAATCCAGCCAGTAACATTCCTCACAGGAAAAAGGTAAATACTTTCCCCCAAACCACCACTCCAAACACTGGCATTATTTCTGAAGTCTCCCTTAACTCACCAATGGCTCTTTCAATCTTGCCCATGACCTGGTTATTGGGGATCGCTCGTCCTGATTCATAGTCAGCGATAACTTGTGGTTTTTCATTGATTTTCTGAAAAGAGAGGATGACTCTCAAACACAGCaatgctcagcagcagctccccaggactCACACAGATAAGGAGCGGCCCCTCATTATGCCAGGACAGATGACAaagtgctgctcccaggctgaCTGCATCCCAGGCTGACTGCATCCCCACCGGCACCTCCCTGAAGTGTCCTAGTGCTGGTGACATCCATCCTTCTCAGGAGGAACAGGACCATCAGGGATTGCTGCTCCTTCAGACAGCAGGGAGTTGCTAACACTGCTCAGCCCAGATGGTACAAACCTCTAGGGTGggtgtgagctgctgggaggaagcagggagcagcctcccaccagctgagcagccacagacaggctctgcctgcagcttgggGCTCAAGGGCTGCACAGACAAACCTCAAAACTTTTCCCAGACAACTGAAGCTGCCAGGACATCAGACACCAGCGATACTGCATTCCTCAGACTTCCAGCCCATGACaccctcccactgcagctgcccaTGAGGGAACAGGAAAGGTGCCCACCCTCACCTAGAGGTGCTCCACTCACCGTGGCCAAGTCCTTCTGTGTGAGGCCCTTGCTCTGTCGGCCCTGCTGGATCACTTTGCCCACCTCCAGGGAAACTCTATCATGGTGCAGCTCCTCTGTTTCACGGTCAAGCTTAGCTGTGTTCTTTGTAATGAAGTGTTGTTTGTTCTGGCCTGCTGCCCCTGTCGTTCGaagcaagaacaaaaaaacaaccaaggaCAAACAAAATAAggctcagagctgtgccaaAAAGTATCAAAGGACTTTTTCCAAGCTCTCAGCTGCCCAGGATCCCAGGGTGCTGTCAGGATTTCAACATACCAACATCACCATTGATCTCATCCAGTTCTCCTTCCCATCAGGGAACATTACCTTCGCCCTGTTCATAGTGCTGTGCACACCTAGCCATGCAGAGCCCTTCCCTTTCCCTACTTCACACCTGAACTTCCCTCCAGACAGGGCAAGTCTTGTTTTTCATTGGGGATTTAATGCTCTGACTTTACTGCAGACACGTatttgtgctgcagcacagagaagtCAATACCTGAACTTGATTTGTGCTTGCTCAGTATGAGGTACCTGCGATAAGTAGAGTCTAATTGTTCTTAGCTTTGCTAAAAGCTTCAAAAACATTGTTTTTTCTCATGTTAGATATGGTATTTAGGCTCTAGTTTGAATCCTTTCTCTCACATTAGTCTCTGGCGTTCAGTGTCCCAATAAAGCTGATTAACCTTCTTCAAGGATCATCTCTCTATTTCCGAACATCAGAATAGCTTCCCTACAGTGAGAGAACACGGCAATTTACATcagagaagaaacaaagaatTTTTACAGAGCAGGGCCATAGGAAGATCGGCAGCCATTTGAATTAGCAAAAGAAATAAGCTGCCAAAACGGGAAACTTAAGTTTTGTGATCACAAAAGCTCTTCCAAGATCTCCGCAGGAACCAAGAAGATCTCTGCCCTGGGCAACCAGAAGCTAAGGGGCAGCTCCACGAGCGTCATCCCGGCGGCTCCCCGGCCTGCACGTTCCGGCCCAGCTCGGGATCGCTGGCTCACCGTACGGGCGGTGCCGCCGcctgcctcctctccccatcccaaacaGCCGCCCCAGACCGGCCaggcccctccccccccccggGATACCCACACTTCTTGGAAGTTTCCACGTCCTCCCCGCGCCGCTGGGCCGCCAAGATCGCCTGGGGAAAGAGCGAAGGTGCGCGGTGAGCACGGCGCTACTCGGAGCGGCGGCCTCGACCACGCCGAGCCCAGGCCCGCCGCCTGCCCGGCCCCCCACCGCGCCCCTGGCTGACCTGCTTGGACTTGGCCTGGGCCGCGCTCGGACCCTTCTTGCGCAGCACCGTGACCGTGTCCCAATCGCTCTCCGCCATCGCTCCGACCCCGCCcgggccgcgcccgccgccgggCACCGCCCAGTGCCCGCCTCCGGGGGCGCGGCCGCGCTGCGCCCGCTGATAGGGCGAGGTGCACGCCCGTCAGAAAACACAGTCGCTCATAGGTGGAGACAAGTGCGAGTGCAGCGGGAGGGGCCTAGGTTCCTGCATGGACTGTTGGCTTAACGGCACGCAGACGTGACGCAGCTCCGTTTGATAGGCGCAGTTTCCTGCCAATCAGCCTCCTCGTTATGTGATTGGCAGGTGCTTACGCCAACCTGGGGGCGGACGGCACGTGCTGTACACACTAAGATTGGCTGTCGGCCCTGCCAGTCACCCGTCACCCGGCAGGGATTGGTTTGTTCTGCGGCGCTGTCAGACCTTTTGACCTGCTCGGCTAAGCAGAGCCGAGCATGCGCAGTGCGGCGGCTCGGGAGCCGTGTCGGTTTCTCCCGGTCCTTTGGCCCCGGGCGCGCCTGCGGGCACCGGCGGGGCTGGGCAAGGATGTGCTGTGGGGGCTTCGTGCTGCGGGGAGCCCGGCAGAGCGTCCACAGGACGGACACGGGCATGGGGACGGTCCGGAGGGGCCAAGGGAGGAGTGACTGAGGGCACTGGGTTGGTTCAGCCCAGAGAAGGCGATAGAAAGGTCAAACCTCGCTgggcctgcagctcctcccgcGGCGGAGCTCcgatccctgctccctgtgacaggaACACGAGCCAGGGAACGGCTgggcctgggccagggctgctcaggctggagctcagggcaaggttcttcccccagagggtgctggcactgcccaggctccccagggaatgggcacggccccaaGGCtaccagagctccaggagcctttggacagcgctgccaggtgttatgaacaaaaaaagggttacccatttttttttccaaaagttgtagaattacaagtttaaccagttctggcggaggagtgcttttgttagctgcttgttgtaatcacctgttaagtatcGGGTCGTTAGCCATCTAtggttgagaattcactctattgtatcagcatcaccctgcttgtggccaggtgggaggatggcatcccccCAAGATGGTAGAGGGGAGGGAACCAGGAGTTGATATGCAGAtaagtttagagccaaaatgcaatggGGCAAGCCCCTATTCCAAACGcaattaataaacccctaaaccagcGAGCCAATATGGAACTCAGAGATCAAAGTGGTCTCTAGACATcaggggtgaggtgagaagccagcagagactctgaaaaccttaatggCCCCTCACCACAACTTCAGAAGATGCTGGTTAGAGCCAGGACTCGAGGCTACCCCCACAAAGATGGGAAGTAGGGGATGTAGATCTTCGCGTGCTCTCGTTTGGTTggaccaccccccccccccccccccccccccccaaaaaactctGCTCTCTGGGGGACGAAGTTGTATGTGTTTCCTCCTCCGAGTCACTCCCGGCAGCTGCGACGGCGAACCAGCGGATCCGTTGGATCTCCCAACTTTGAGCTAATCATGTTTAATAAAGGCGTAGAAAAGGAGAGatatctcctgccctgtttattccactagggatgcccagggtggggttggtggAGGGTCtaggcagagccaggggctgggctgggggatcctgatgggtcccttccagcttggGATATTCTGTGTTTCGATGAAAATCCCTAAACTGCATCAGAATCACCCAGAAAGTTAGGCAGTCGGAGTAAAGGCATGAAAAACTGCTCCTGCTCTCGTCATTTCTGAAGCGAGAGGGCACAAAGTTAACGCTCCCCAGGCGGATTTTTGTGGGGTCTTCCCATGACAAAGCGCAGTATGAGTGGCCAGATCCCGGTGACGGTGATGATCCAGGCATTGCTCGGAAATCAGATGCCAGGACTGCCCGGGGGTTTGCATTTGTCATCTGTCACCGCAGCACGCCTGGCCCcggctcccagggaacaggagaAAGCAGCTCCGGAGGTGGGACATTAGCGGGGTGCAAGACTTTCTCCTCGGGCCGTGCAGTGGAGCCGGGCTGTCGCAACAGCGGGACTGGGAGCAGCCCCCTGGTCCCGTCCCACGGCGGGCGTTCCAAGCATGCCTTTGGTGCAGGTTTCCTGTCCCTTTGGGAACAGCACGTCCTGCTGCCAGGTCACCATCATTCAGGAAATGCAGACAGGATTTTTCTTCTATGGATGACATCACCAAGTTTTCCGTGCCGATGTTCGCAGACCAGTGCGGCTGTGATGGGAAAAGGGGTGTTGCAGTGCAGTGGATGAAACGGTGcccatcccaggggagctgtTCACGTGCTATTCCCGGTGCCGACACATGCAGGAATGCACTGTTCTCGGCTCCCTGAAAGGGAGCATCCCGCCCTGACGGTGCCTGAGCAGCACCTGGCGCCTCGCCAAGGGCTCGGTGTCACGGAGCCCCCCACAGCCTTGCCGCGCCCTTTACTTCGACCCGCTCCTCTCCCGTCTTCCTAGCCAGGCTCCCGGGAGAGTCACCTTGGCCGCCGTGTCACTGCTCGGTCCCTGCGCCCGGCTCTGACGGCGAGGATTTCCCCGGCACCGGGTGAATTCCCCGCAGTGAGAAGCCGCCCATCCCCGCCCCGCCGGCTCAGCCCGCCGTAAAACCCCGGAGCCTTCGCGCCGGAGCCGGGCTAGGGGGTCAGGCAGGCTGGGGATGCCGGGTGACAAATCTTGCTGCCGTGACCTTTTGCCGAACAAGTTCCTCTGCGAAAAGCACCTCGCCGTGACCTCAGTGCGGGCTGCGCCGCGCGTTTCCCCCGCACGGCATTTTTCCTGCCGCCGCCGTCTGGCCGTCTCCGTCCTGCCACCGCCCATCCTTCCCGACGTTGGCCTCCAGCTGTCCCCCGAGCCGGCGCCACGGGACGCGAAGTAGCCATGACACTCTGTGCGCAGGTAGGCGAGGGCCCACTTcttcccaaaatctccaaaagtGACTTTAAAACAATTCTTCAGGGTTCCAGGGCTCGCTCCAGGCCATTTCCAAGGGACCAGGGGCTGCTCACTAGGGGAGTGCAACGGGAGATGGCTGCCCCGATGGGACAGAGGGTGGGTCAGGTTGAGCACCATAGTCcgtctttttccccctccagcaAATGCAGGGGATGCGTGAGGGGGATCCAGGGGATGGatgggaattccctgggatggACGAGGGCACCCAGGAGGTCCTAGGAGGCGGATGAGGTGGGCTCAGAGGAAGGATGAGGGAAGCCAGGGGGTAGATGAGTAGTCCTGGGGGAGTGTGAGAGCTTCCCAGGGATCTGGGTTCTTTCCCAGCAGGGTCGCCTGAAGCAGGGATGTGGCAGGGGACAGTGGAAAGTCAGCGAGGAATGGTGCTGGGGAAGAAGGGACAGAGGACAGGGTAAGGGAGTGACTGAGGAGCTGAGGGGAGGTGATTGAGGGGGTGACagcaggggtggcagggggCATAACTGGGTGTGACGGTGGGGTGGTGGGGATGGTGACAGAGATTGATGTGAGGGTATTGGGGGTGCAGACGTGGGTAACGGTGGGGTGGTTGTCGGAGTCGGGGTGTCAGGGATACAGGggtgggtggttttgggtggtCGAGGGTGTCGGTTGTGGGGGTGTTGGGAGTACAAGGGTGGGTGTCCGGGTGTGGGGGCTCCCGCGGGCGGGGCCGCTCccgcgcggcggggcggggcccggGCTCGCCACACGTGtccgggggcggggcctggcGGGGCTTCCGGTGCGGGCGCGCAGTGAGGGCCGGTGAGTGCGGGGCCCTCAGGGAGCGGCGGGGTCGGGCGTCGTTCTGCTGCGAGCCCGGCCCGGCAGAGAGCCCTCCTGGCCGCGGGGAGCCCGGACTACACGGGGGAAGCTCTGGGCTCTTCTTCGGTTCGCGGTGTCTCTGCTCATGGGGGCTCCTCCCGGAGACGGGCTCGGGgcgttcagcctggagaagagaaggtttcCGGGCGATCTCAGTTCAGAGtcccttccagggcctaaaggggctccaggagagctggagagggactggggacaaggacatggaatgacaggacaagggggagcagcttcccactgccagagggcagggctggatgggatattggggaggaattgttccctgggagggtgggcaggccctggcacagggtgcccagagcagctgtggctggcccTGCATCCCTGTAAGTGTCTAAggcaggttggatggggctgggagcatcttgggatagtggaaggtgtccctgccatggcagggagtggaataagatgagctttaaagtcccttACCATCCAAACCACGGGACTCCACGCGTGTGCTCCTTAGGTGTTTTAGGTGCCTGTAGCATATAGTCACAGGGAATGAAGGTATGAGACGCATAAGCAgctaaaacaaaagcattttattcTTTGCCTTCTTTCCAATTTGTGTCCTCATTTTCCATCCCTCTGGAGAACCCTTTGCCTGATTGGGTGCCACCACTAAATCTGGGCTCCACTGTGTCCCCAGCTTCATCCCAGGAACATGCTGGCCTAGCTGCCTCTGGGCAGAATTTTGGTCCCTCCTGACAGCTGacaagctgtggctgtgctggccaaCAGGTTTTTAGTGAACTGAGTTTactatatttatttcttatcaCCTTTAAGACGGTTTTTTACCTTGTTTGAGCAAGAAGACATAATATCTCTAAACAGGCTGCATTTCAGTCAACTCAGACAGGGGGTTTTATTAGGTCTGTCCTTCATGTTTCTGTGTTCTGGATTTAGTTCTAAAATTCAAGTTTCCTCCCATATTTGGGAGGTGAAGGCAGGCTTTTAGTGTGGTTTACATCAGTATGTTTACTTGTGTTGGGGGACAGTCTAATAATCTGTGATAACAGTTTATATGACAAATCACCCCCATGCAATTATAATCAGTTggagaaaatacttttattttcagtctctgGAGATACAGCCAGAACTTTTCGTTCACATGGCAGCAGCAAACTCTTCTCCACCTGGTTCTCTGGATCTAAACCAGCCTGGGTTTGCAAAGGAGATCCTGGGAACTAAACTGGAGGTCAAATACCTGTGCTCCGATTGCAAGAACATACTCAGGCGGCCGTTCCAGGCACAGTGTGGTCATCGCTACTGCTCCTACTGCCTGAAGAAAATCATCAGGTAATTGCCGTGCCTCCAGTGGGAAGGCACCGCAATATTTGTAAAGGCATTTTCAAGaacaaaagcagagagaagtGTCATTTTCAGGACTTTCTCAGTAAGGGAGCTGTGTTCAATCATTGAGGTTCAGCATCATCTCTTCTCTAATGGAATGTGTAATCTCTGACTTGCCTTTATTGATGCTTCAAagttctcttttccagaatctTCTGCATTGTTTTTGCCATTGAGGAGGCAGTCCAGATCTATCACCTATTTCCTTCATCAAAGTCACAAAGTCATCATTTCATTGTTGTGTCAAAATGGGAGAGGTTTAAACACAAGCTGGCTTCCAGAGAAGTCTCCTTGTGTTCTATCTTACTCCTACCTTTGTGTGAGGAAAGCCTAATAGAATGTTTAattggcagaagaaaaaaattagaaataggCATCAACAATGCACACAAGCAAAGGCTCAATGTGTTGCTTTAAAAGTAAGAAACCAATGTCATTTCATAAAGTCACCAGAAGTCAATTTAttattaaatctttttttttttttaattttttttgttgatgttgtgcttgattattatttttctgtctgatAGTGCTGGACCTCAAAAGTGTGCCAGCTGTATCCAGGAAGGAATATATGAAGAAGGAATTTCTATTTTGGAAACAAGCTCGGTAAGGAAAAATACATTGGAAGAAACTTAACAGAACACTGGTGTCAGTAATACCAGTTACACTTTTTGCTTAAAACACGAGCTCTGAGAACTCATTA is drawn from Haemorhous mexicanus isolate bHaeMex1 chromosome 21, bHaeMex1.pri, whole genome shotgun sequence and contains these coding sequences:
- the EDF1 gene encoding endothelial differentiation-related factor 1, with amino-acid sequence MAESDWDTVTVLRKKGPSAAQAKSKQAILAAQRRGEDVETSKKWAAGQNKQHFITKNTAKLDRETEELHHDRVSLEVGKVIQQGRQSKGLTQKDLATKINEKPQVIADYESGRAIPNNQVMGKIERAIGLKLRGKDIGKPLETGPKGK
- the LOC132337106 gene encoding uncharacterized protein LOC132337106, with the translated sequence MVLNLTHPLSHRGSHLPLHSPSEQPLVPWKWPGASPGTLKNCFKVTFGDFGKKWALAYLRTECHGYFASRGAGSGDSWRPTSGRMGGGRTETARRRRQEKCRAGETRGAARTEVTARCFSQRNLFGKRSRQQDLSPGIPSLPDPLARLRREGSGVLRRAEPAGRGWAASHCGEFTRCRGNPRRQSRAQGPSSDTAAKPHWSANIGTENLVMSSIEEKSCLHFLNDGDLAAGRAVPKGTGNLHQRHAWNARRGTGPGGCSQSRCCDSPAPLHGPRRKSCTPLMSHLRSCFLLFPGSRGQACCGDR